A genomic window from Thermoplasmata archaeon includes:
- a CDS encoding glycosyltransferase, with translation MRIALFTDTYLPTVDGVVTSVLTTRRQLEADGHEVVVFAPEDPRRRGTHEAGTIYVRAKEFRHYPGYRLAMFPGREVDLIKDMGIDLVHIHSVGFVGIKGLWASWQAKIPRVSTFHTMIHDTLPFYSPFGLNLHLLERGLRFYLRVFLRKTHGVVVPSRAILDEILALSPTAKITDVIPTGVDVERFRPDLSGQSVRTKWGLNGHDVLLHVGRVAPEKNLPTLIHAFPKVLEANPDTKFLIVGTGPYLEKYYDLVRHLGLEGDVIFTGFVPDADLPRYYAAADAFAIASKFETQGLVVLEALASGRPVVGANYRAIPEFVRDGWNGSLFDPNDSKDCAQAVLRCLRDRDGMGEAARESALPFSVDRCTRRLEGVYARLAW, from the coding sequence ATGCGAATCGCGCTCTTCACGGACACCTACCTCCCCACAGTCGACGGCGTCGTGACGTCGGTCTTGACGACCCGCCGACAGCTCGAGGCAGACGGCCACGAGGTCGTCGTCTTTGCGCCCGAGGATCCCCGGCGCCGCGGGACGCACGAGGCCGGCACGATTTACGTCCGCGCGAAGGAATTCCGACACTATCCAGGATACCGGCTCGCGATGTTCCCCGGCCGCGAGGTCGACCTGATCAAGGACATGGGGATCGACCTCGTGCACATCCACAGCGTCGGCTTCGTCGGGATCAAGGGGCTGTGGGCCTCGTGGCAGGCGAAGATCCCGCGCGTCTCGACGTTCCACACGATGATCCACGACACGCTGCCGTTCTACTCCCCCTTCGGCTTGAATCTCCACCTCCTGGAGCGGGGGTTGCGGTTCTACCTCCGCGTGTTCCTCCGAAAAACCCACGGCGTCGTCGTGCCGAGTCGCGCGATCCTCGACGAGATCCTCGCCCTCTCGCCGACCGCCAAGATCACGGACGTCATCCCGACCGGCGTGGACGTGGAACGCTTCCGGCCGGACCTCTCCGGCCAGAGTGTCCGGACGAAGTGGGGCCTGAACGGCCACGATGTCCTCTTGCACGTCGGCCGCGTCGCGCCGGAGAAGAACCTCCCGACCCTGATCCACGCGTTCCCCAAGGTCCTCGAGGCCAACCCCGACACGAAGTTCCTGATCGTCGGCACCGGCCCATACCTCGAGAAGTACTACGACCTCGTGAGGCATCTCGGCCTCGAGGGCGACGTGATCTTCACGGGCTTCGTCCCGGATGCGGACCTCCCTCGCTACTACGCGGCGGCGGACGCGTTCGCGATCGCGTCGAAGTTCGAGACGCAGGGCCTCGTGGTGCTCGAGGCGCTCGCCTCCGGTCGGCCCGTCGTCGGCGCGAACTACCGCGCCATCCCCGAGTTCGTGCGGGACGGGTGGAACGGATCGCTGTTCGATCCGAACGACTCCAAGGACTGCGCGCAGGCGGTCCTCCGGTGCCTCCGGGATCGAGACGGGATGGGGGAGGCCGCGCGGGAGAGCGCCCTCCCGTTCTCCGTCGACCGCTGCACGCGTCGCCTCGAGGGCGTGTACGCGCGCCTCGCCTGGTGA
- a CDS encoding multiprotein bridging factor aMBF1, protein MRARFVICELCGADVPRLKNVAIEATILSVCGDCARFGDEVASPVLRRSTMPPIIAQRLEARQRRMTPKDVYAQGGELELAEDFPQKIRAARESRGWKQADLGAKINEKASVIARLESGAMTPGDALVRKLERELGIALKERVQPVAVKKQAAGAALTLGDLLNRNDDEP, encoded by the coding sequence TTGCGGGCTCGATTCGTGATCTGCGAATTGTGTGGCGCGGACGTCCCGCGCCTCAAGAACGTCGCCATCGAAGCCACGATCCTCTCCGTGTGCGGGGACTGCGCCCGCTTCGGAGACGAGGTCGCGAGCCCCGTACTGCGCCGCAGCACGATGCCGCCCATCATCGCGCAGCGGCTCGAGGCCCGCCAACGGCGCATGACGCCCAAGGACGTGTACGCACAAGGCGGCGAACTCGAACTCGCCGAGGATTTCCCGCAGAAGATCCGGGCAGCGCGGGAGTCCCGGGGCTGGAAACAGGCCGATCTCGGGGCGAAGATCAACGAGAAGGCGAGCGTGATCGCCAGGCTCGAATCCGGCGCGATGACGCCGGGCGACGCCCTCGTACGGAAGCTCGAGCGGGAACTCGGGATCGCGCTGAAGGAACGCGTGCAGCCCGTGGCGGTCAAGAAGCAGGCGGCCGGCGCCGCCCTCACCCTCGGCGACCTCCTCAACCGGAACGACGACGAGCCGTGA
- a CDS encoding FAD-dependent oxidoreductase has protein sequence MIGVLGGGLSGLVVASGLGDAEVLEAGDRPGGLCRSLTFEGFTFDPHGSHILFSKDPKAMSFYEDILRGNVCRRRRNTKVFYKGRYVKYPFENGLGELPPEDNLACLLGYIEAYYHRQRGAAEKPQNLKEWMYHRFGRGITDCYLLPYNEKIWKMPADAMAIDWVDGRVPDPPLEDIVKASLGLPTEGYTHQLNFVYPREGGIEALVRGLLPKVRPVRTDFRVTSIRHKGSRWLIANGREEREYESIVSTIPIPELIRAMPDAPTAVRDAGEALRHRSLVTVMVGLSTPSLNDFSWVYFPRPEDGRFNRISFPSNFSDRVAPEGTSSALAEITCEADDDVWKAPDESLVEHVLERADALGVFRRAEVIAARVARTRYAYVVFDLDHRRNLDLVKAFAAKQGIRLLGRFGQFDYINTDQCILRGLVLAAELGAAG, from the coding sequence ATGATCGGCGTCTTGGGCGGAGGTCTGTCGGGCCTCGTCGTCGCGTCGGGGCTCGGCGACGCCGAGGTCCTCGAAGCGGGGGATCGGCCCGGCGGCTTGTGTCGGAGCCTGACGTTCGAAGGGTTCACGTTCGACCCGCACGGGTCCCATATCCTGTTCTCGAAAGATCCGAAGGCGATGTCGTTCTACGAGGACATCCTCCGGGGGAACGTGTGCCGGCGGCGGCGGAATACGAAGGTGTTCTACAAAGGCCGGTACGTCAAGTACCCGTTCGAGAACGGCCTCGGGGAGTTGCCTCCGGAGGACAACCTCGCCTGCCTGCTCGGATACATCGAGGCGTACTACCATCGGCAGCGCGGCGCCGCGGAGAAGCCGCAGAACTTAAAGGAGTGGATGTACCACCGCTTCGGACGTGGGATTACGGACTGCTATCTACTCCCGTACAACGAGAAAATCTGGAAGATGCCCGCGGACGCAATGGCGATCGACTGGGTCGACGGCCGGGTGCCCGACCCGCCCCTCGAGGACATCGTGAAGGCGAGCCTTGGCCTCCCCACGGAGGGCTACACCCACCAGCTGAACTTCGTGTACCCCCGGGAGGGCGGCATCGAGGCCCTCGTCCGGGGCTTGTTGCCGAAGGTCCGCCCCGTCCGCACGGACTTCCGGGTCACGTCCATCCGGCACAAGGGATCGCGGTGGCTCATCGCGAACGGGCGGGAGGAGCGGGAGTACGAGTCGATCGTCTCCACGATCCCGATCCCGGAGCTCATCCGTGCGATGCCCGACGCCCCGACGGCGGTCCGGGACGCGGGGGAGGCGCTCCGCCATCGGTCCCTCGTGACGGTCATGGTGGGCCTCTCGACTCCGTCCCTGAACGATTTCAGTTGGGTCTACTTCCCGCGGCCCGAAGACGGCCGATTCAACCGGATCTCGTTCCCGAGCAACTTCAGTGATCGCGTCGCCCCAGAGGGCACGAGTTCCGCCCTCGCAGAAATCACGTGCGAAGCCGATGACGACGTCTGGAAGGCGCCGGACGAAAGCCTCGTCGAACATGTCCTCGAGCGGGCGGATGCCCTCGGCGTCTTCCGGCGGGCGGAAGTAATCGCGGCCCGGGTCGCGCGCACCCGCTACGCGTACGTCGTGTTCGATCTCGATCACCGGAGGAACCTCGACCTCGTGAAGGCGTTCGCGGCGAAGCAGGGGATCCGCCTCCTCGGTCGCTTCGGCCAGTTCGACTACATCAACACGGACCAATGCATCCTGCGCGGCCTCGTCCTCGCCGCGGAGCTGGGGGCCGCCGGGTGA
- a CDS encoding proteasome-activating nucleotidase — MDEEQIREFSEKMSERISTLEDRNDKLLETARRVEGEKRYVETEMARLQKEIRRLKQELDRLKSPPLIIGNIRDVLADGRVVVKSSTGPDFIVNAADYIVKENLIVGARVALNKQTLAVMGVLPPSLDPIVTGAEIIAKPQATYEDIGGLEDQMRELRESVEDPLLKPDLYRKVGIEPPKGVLLVGPPGTGKTLLAKAVANRTKATFIRFVGSELVQKYIGEGARLVRELFQLAREKAPSIVFIDELDSVGAKRLEIATSGDREVQRTLMQLLAELDGFNPLGEVKIIGATNRPDILDDALLRPGRFDRIIEIPMPNREARMTIFRIHARTMNVLSDVDWGVLAARCEGATGADIHAMCTEAGMFAIREDRDHVTISDFERAVDKVLGENPVRSLDTSGAMYA, encoded by the coding sequence ATGGACGAAGAACAAATCCGCGAATTCTCGGAGAAAATGTCAGAGCGAATCTCCACGCTGGAGGATCGGAACGACAAGCTCCTCGAGACCGCCCGCCGGGTCGAGGGCGAGAAGCGGTACGTCGAGACGGAGATGGCCCGGCTTCAGAAAGAAATCCGGCGACTCAAGCAGGAGCTCGACCGGCTGAAGAGCCCGCCCCTCATCATCGGGAACATCCGGGACGTCCTTGCGGACGGCCGGGTGGTCGTGAAGTCGTCGACGGGTCCGGACTTCATCGTCAACGCCGCGGACTACATCGTGAAGGAGAACCTGATCGTCGGGGCGCGCGTCGCCTTGAACAAGCAGACGCTCGCCGTCATGGGCGTCCTGCCGCCGTCCCTCGACCCGATCGTCACGGGCGCGGAGATCATCGCGAAGCCCCAGGCGACGTACGAGGACATCGGCGGCCTGGAGGACCAGATGCGGGAGCTCCGCGAATCCGTCGAGGACCCGTTGCTCAAGCCGGACTTGTACCGCAAGGTCGGGATCGAGCCGCCGAAAGGCGTGCTCCTCGTCGGCCCGCCGGGCACCGGCAAGACCCTCCTCGCGAAGGCCGTCGCGAATCGCACGAAGGCGACGTTCATCCGGTTCGTCGGCTCCGAGTTAGTGCAGAAGTACATCGGCGAGGGCGCGCGCCTCGTCCGGGAGCTCTTCCAGCTCGCCCGGGAGAAGGCCCCGTCGATCGTGTTCATCGACGAACTCGACTCGGTCGGGGCGAAGCGGCTCGAGATCGCGACGTCCGGCGACCGGGAGGTCCAGCGCACGCTCATGCAGTTGCTCGCGGAGCTCGACGGATTCAATCCGCTCGGCGAGGTGAAGATCATCGGGGCGACGAACCGCCCGGACATCCTCGACGACGCGCTCCTGCGGCCCGGCCGCTTCGATCGAATCATCGAAATCCCGATGCCAAACCGAGAGGCGCGCATGACGATCTTCCGCATCCACGCGCGGACGATGAACGTCCTATCCGACGTCGACTGGGGCGTGCTCGCCGCCCGCTGCGAGGGCGCCACGGGCGCGGACATCCACGCGATGTGCACGGAAGCGGGCATGTTCGCGATCCGCGAGGACCGGGACCATGTGACGATTTCCGACTTCGAGCGGGCGGTCGACAAGGTGTTGGGGGAGAACCCGGTGCGTTCACTGGACACCTCGGGCGCGATGTACGCCTGA
- the thiD gene encoding bifunctional hydroxymethylpyrimidine kinase/phosphomethylpyrimidine kinase, with amino-acid sequence MRTALTIAGSDSGGGAGIQADLKSFASIGVHGTSVITCVTAQNTRSVDSIFPLPVGEIRKQLRAVLGDFDVRAAKTGMLYSAAIVRTVARELRRTRFPLVVDPVMVATVGARLERDDFRDALVERLLGRATIVTPNRFEAERLSGLPVEDVASMEEAARAIRRLGPGAVLVKGGHAKGPLVDVLFDGRRMHRLRGRRLDKALHGAGCTLAASIAAHLALGKPILAAVVSARAKVALGFRRSYRPGHGVEIINSQITPK; translated from the coding sequence GTGCGGACCGCGCTGACGATCGCGGGCAGCGACTCCGGCGGCGGCGCGGGGATCCAGGCGGACCTCAAGTCGTTCGCCTCGATCGGGGTGCATGGGACGTCCGTGATCACCTGCGTGACCGCGCAGAACACCCGTTCCGTCGACTCGATCTTCCCCCTGCCGGTCGGCGAGATTCGCAAGCAGCTCCGGGCGGTCCTCGGGGACTTCGACGTGCGGGCGGCGAAGACGGGGATGCTCTACTCCGCCGCGATCGTCCGGACGGTCGCCCGGGAGCTCCGGCGCACGAGGTTCCCGCTCGTCGTCGATCCAGTCATGGTCGCGACGGTCGGCGCGCGCCTCGAGCGGGACGACTTCCGCGACGCGCTCGTCGAGCGCCTGCTCGGTCGGGCGACGATCGTCACCCCGAACCGGTTCGAGGCGGAACGGCTCTCCGGCCTTCCCGTAGAGGACGTCGCGTCGATGGAGGAGGCGGCGCGAGCGATCCGCCGTCTCGGACCGGGGGCGGTCCTCGTCAAGGGCGGCCACGCGAAAGGTCCCCTCGTCGACGTCTTGTTCGACGGCCGCCGGATGCATCGCCTGCGGGGACGGCGCCTGGACAAGGCCCTCCACGGCGCGGGCTGCACCCTCGCCGCCTCGATCGCCGCCCACCTCGCGCTCGGCAAGCCGATCCTCGCCGCGGTCGTCTCGGCCCGGGCGAAGGTCGCCCTCGGCTTCCGGCGCTCGTACCGACCGGGCCACGGCGTGGAGATTATCAATTCGCAGATTACGCCGAAATGA
- a CDS encoding glycosyltransferase translates to MKVSVVVPTFHEEAGIESFLRQFERQTLPRTAFEVIVVDGGSGDRTREIAARLADRVVLQTSEGIGGARNDGVAAARTALIATTDADCRVPPDWLERIVRAFEDPGVVAVCGPDGPLEGSWKARTVFFVVRFLIRLVALLGLCGTGGTNSAFRKHAFLAIGGYRNLPHSDDIDLGFRIRSRGRVVYDPGLYVRLSVRRLEKQGYMHTLLLWLRGDLKLLAGEPLEAAATYARQKY, encoded by the coding sequence GTGAAAGTGTCCGTCGTCGTGCCGACGTTCCACGAAGAGGCGGGCATCGAGTCGTTCTTGCGGCAGTTCGAACGGCAGACCCTTCCGCGGACCGCGTTCGAGGTCATCGTCGTCGACGGCGGCAGCGGGGACCGCACGCGGGAAATCGCGGCCCGGCTCGCGGACCGAGTCGTCCTCCAAACGAGCGAGGGCATCGGGGGAGCCCGGAACGACGGCGTCGCGGCGGCCCGCACCGCGCTCATCGCCACGACGGACGCGGACTGCCGGGTGCCGCCGGACTGGCTCGAGCGGATCGTCCGAGCCTTCGAAGATCCGGGAGTCGTCGCGGTCTGCGGCCCGGACGGGCCCCTCGAAGGCTCCTGGAAGGCGAGGACCGTCTTCTTCGTCGTGCGGTTCCTAATCCGCCTCGTGGCCCTGTTGGGCCTGTGCGGCACCGGCGGGACGAACTCCGCGTTTCGCAAGCACGCGTTCTTGGCCATCGGCGGCTACCGGAACCTGCCCCACTCGGACGACATCGACCTCGGTTTCCGCATCCGGTCGCGGGGACGCGTCGTGTACGACCCCGGACTGTACGTCCGACTCTCCGTCCGGCGCCTGGAGAAACAAGGGTACATGCACACGCTCCTCCTCTGGCTTCGGGGCGACCTGAAGCTCCTCGCGGGGGAACCCCTCGAGGCCGCGGCGACGTACGCCCGGCAGAAATACTAG
- a CDS encoding DUF2240 family protein has translation MDELRDAIALLFKRKGRDELSEREFVLSASMDLRWFPPRDAQRLLQLGLESKLLESHEGTIRPAFDVATVEVPRDYVPTAAILETPTPTGEGVFLMIVEAMARKTAADRKAIVAIVNGVQERLDVDVEVAALVAARQAGVDITSFVAPVKARLGLA, from the coding sequence CTGGACGAACTTCGCGATGCGATCGCCCTGCTGTTCAAGCGCAAGGGGCGGGACGAGCTAAGCGAGCGGGAATTCGTCTTGTCCGCCTCGATGGACCTCCGGTGGTTCCCCCCTCGCGACGCGCAGCGCCTCTTGCAGCTCGGGCTCGAATCGAAGCTCCTCGAGTCCCACGAAGGCACCATCCGGCCAGCGTTCGACGTCGCAACGGTCGAGGTCCCGCGAGACTACGTCCCGACGGCGGCGATCCTCGAGACGCCGACCCCCACGGGGGAGGGAGTCTTCCTAATGATCGTAGAAGCGATGGCCCGGAAGACGGCGGCGGACCGGAAGGCGATCGTCGCGATCGTGAACGGCGTCCAGGAGCGCCTCGACGTCGACGTCGAGGTCGCGGCCCTCGTCGCCGCGCGCCAGGCCGGCGTGGACATCACGTCGTTCGTCGCGCCGGTGAAGGCGCGGCTCGGCCTCGCCTGA
- a CDS encoding FKBP-type peptidyl-prolyl cis-trans isomerase, translating to MVRPLVRDDVAASTLWSFIGVLVLVIAILGVYFGYVVPKFGAPPIRAQTGDTVQVDYIGTFADNGLVFDTSLSAVAKDNASFQKSFTFTWRDTWQPLSFSVGASPLQVIKGFDLGVQGMKVGDSKTVVVPPSLGYGLADPSKFVVKPLFEPVPVRATMNATDFRTRYGVTAVSGSNVTDPFWSWSATVAVSGSVVTVTNSPVPGQIVRPYDGWNAEVVSIDDTANGGEGAILVHHLLTPSDVDRTGQKIFQRGTMVPLFVVSAVDLDAGTYTLDYNVAAPLGRTLVFQVTMVSISRLF from the coding sequence ATGGTCCGCCCCCTGGTCCGCGATGACGTAGCCGCCAGCACCTTGTGGTCGTTCATCGGGGTCCTCGTCCTCGTGATCGCGATCCTCGGCGTGTATTTCGGCTACGTCGTCCCGAAGTTCGGCGCGCCGCCGATCCGCGCGCAGACCGGCGACACGGTCCAGGTCGACTACATCGGCACGTTCGCAGACAACGGGCTCGTGTTCGACACGAGCTTATCTGCCGTCGCGAAGGATAACGCGTCCTTCCAGAAGTCCTTCACCTTCACTTGGCGGGACACGTGGCAGCCCCTCTCGTTCTCGGTCGGGGCCTCGCCGTTGCAGGTCATCAAGGGCTTCGACCTCGGCGTCCAGGGCATGAAGGTCGGCGACTCGAAGACGGTCGTCGTGCCGCCGTCGTTGGGGTACGGTCTCGCGGATCCCTCGAAGTTCGTCGTCAAGCCCCTCTTCGAGCCCGTCCCGGTCCGCGCCACGATGAACGCGACGGACTTCCGGACCCGGTACGGCGTGACGGCCGTGTCCGGATCGAACGTCACGGACCCGTTCTGGAGCTGGTCCGCGACGGTGGCGGTGTCCGGATCGGTCGTCACCGTGACGAATAGCCCCGTCCCGGGGCAGATCGTCCGGCCGTACGACGGCTGGAACGCGGAAGTCGTGAGCATCGACGACACGGCGAACGGCGGCGAGGGCGCGATCCTCGTCCACCACCTCCTCACACCGAGCGACGTCGACCGGACGGGCCAGAAGATTTTCCAGCGAGGTACGATGGTGCCCCTCTTCGTCGTGAGCGCCGTGGACCTCGACGCCGGCACGTACACCCTCGACTACAACGTCGCTGCGCCCCTTGGCCGGACGCTCGTCTTCCAAGTGACGATGGTCTCGATCAGCCGCCTATTCTGA